One Candidatus Binatia bacterium DNA window includes the following coding sequences:
- the rpsM gene encoding 30S ribosomal protein S13, which yields MARIAGVELPRNKRMEIALTYIHGIGRTSANRILLAAGVDRDKKSDDVTDEELVRIREIIDREYKVEGDLRREVATNIKRYMDLGSYRGLRHRRNLPVRGQRTHTNARTRKGPRKTVAGKKAPPAKG from the coding sequence ATGGCACGAATCGCTGGCGTCGAGCTTCCGCGGAACAAGAGGATGGAGATCGCGCTCACGTACATCCACGGCATCGGCCGAACTTCGGCGAACCGCATCCTGCTTGCCGCCGGGGTCGACCGCGACAAGAAATCCGACGACGTGACCGACGAGGAGCTGGTCCGGATCCGCGAGATCATCGACCGGGAGTACAAGGTCGAGGGCGACTTGCGGCGCGAGGTCGCGACGAACATCAAGCGGTACATGGACCTGGGCTCCTACCGTGGGTTGCGCCACAGGAGGAACCTCCCCGTGAGAGGGCAACGCACCCACACGAACGCGCGGACGCGGAAAGGTCCGCGGAAGACGGTGGCGGGCAAGAAAGCTCCGCCGGCCAAGGGTTGA
- the map gene encoding methionine aminopeptidase, which yields MVVLKSREEIETMRRAGAIVAEVLEELREHVRPGVTTAELDEIAELGALRRKARPAFKGYEVAGRVFPRSLCVSVNDEVVHGIPSPSRVLREGDLVGLDFGVCYEGYYGDAAITVPVGRVDEESRRLLEVASRALRLAIEQAKAGNRIGDISAAVQETAEGEGFSVVRDFVGHGIGTRLHEDPQVPNFGQRHRGLRLRPGMVLAIEPMVNAGGPAVRLAADGWTALTADGRRSAHFEHSVAITENGPYILSVC from the coding sequence ATGGTCGTCTTGAAGTCACGGGAAGAAATCGAAACCATGAGGCGGGCGGGGGCGATCGTCGCCGAGGTTCTGGAAGAGCTGCGCGAGCACGTCCGCCCGGGTGTGACGACCGCCGAACTCGACGAAATCGCCGAGCTCGGGGCGCTACGCCGCAAGGCTCGGCCGGCCTTCAAGGGGTACGAGGTCGCGGGCAGGGTTTTCCCGAGGAGCCTCTGCGTTTCCGTGAACGACGAGGTGGTCCACGGAATTCCTTCCCCGTCTCGGGTCCTGCGGGAAGGAGATCTCGTGGGCCTCGACTTCGGGGTTTGCTACGAGGGGTACTACGGTGACGCCGCCATCACCGTCCCGGTCGGACGCGTCGACGAAGAGAGCCGCCGGCTTCTGGAGGTGGCCAGTCGGGCTCTGCGGCTCGCCATCGAGCAAGCGAAGGCGGGGAATCGAATCGGGGATATTTCGGCGGCGGTGCAGGAGACGGCGGAGGGGGAAGGCTTTTCGGTCGTTCGCGATTTCGTCGGGCACGGAATCGGCACGCGGTTGCACGAGGATCCCCAGGTGCCCAATTTCGGACAGAGGCACCGGGGATTACGGCTGCGTCCCGGGATGGTTCTCGCCATCGAGCCCATGGTGAACGCCGGCGGTCCGGCCGTGCGCCTCGCGGCGGACGGCTGGACGGCGCTGACGGCGGACGGCCGCCGCTCCGCCCATTTCGAGCACTCCGTGGCCATCACCGAGAACGGACCCTACATCCTGAGTGTGTGTTGA
- the infA gene encoding translation initiation factor IF-1, which translates to MPKADAIEVTGKVLEPLPNAMFRVELDNGHKVLAHISGKMRMHYIKILPGDRVTVELSPYDLTRGRITYRSK; encoded by the coding sequence ATGCCGAAAGCCGATGCGATCGAGGTAACGGGTAAGGTCCTCGAGCCCCTTCCGAACGCGATGTTCCGCGTCGAGCTCGACAACGGACACAAGGTCCTGGCCCATATTTCCGGCAAAATGCGGATGCACTATATTAAGATCCTGCCCGGTGACCGGGTGACGGTGGAACTTTCGCCCTACGACTTGACCCGGGGGCGGATCACCTACAGGAGCAAGTGA
- the rpmJ gene encoding 50S ribosomal protein L36, protein MKVRASVKRLCRKCKIVRRRGVVRVVCENPRHKQRQG, encoded by the coding sequence ATGAAAGTTCGAGCGTCCGTGAAGCGGCTCTGCCGCAAGTGCAAGATCGTGCGGCGGCGCGGCGTCGTTCGCGTCGTGTGCGAAAACCCGCGCCACAAACAGCGGCAGGGGTAG
- the secY gene encoding protein translocase subunit SecY gives MLEGFEGATKIPELRRRIFFTFAMLAVYRIGVAIPTPGIDTAAFAQLFEEARNSMFGLINLFSGGALERFSIFALGIMPYISASIILQLMTVVVPHLERLSKEGEVGRRKISQYTRYGTILLSLVQSLFISVGLENLELASGQSVVFHPGWGFRLMTMITLTTGTAFIMWLGEQVTERGIGNGISLVIFAGIVAALPSAVVSTLEFIREGELGVLTVLFLVLFMIAVVGVIIFMERGQRRIPVQYAKRVVGRKTYGGQSSHLPLKINTAGVIPPIFASSILIFPATIANFVEHPWAQTAAQLLVPGTLVHDALYVALIIFFCYFYTAVTFNTADVAENMKKFGGYIPGIRPGQRTAEYIDRVLARITLGGAIYVSVICILPTLLVQQFNTPFYFGGTALLIVVGVALDTMAQVETHLLTRSYQGFLRRGRLRGRRA, from the coding sequence GTGCTTGAAGGGTTCGAGGGCGCCACCAAGATCCCGGAGCTTCGGCGTCGGATCTTTTTCACCTTCGCCATGCTGGCGGTGTACCGCATCGGCGTCGCGATCCCGACGCCCGGGATCGACACGGCGGCGTTCGCCCAGCTCTTCGAGGAGGCCAGGAACAGTATGTTCGGCCTCATCAACCTCTTTTCCGGGGGGGCGCTCGAGCGGTTTTCCATTTTCGCGCTGGGCATCATGCCCTACATCAGCGCCTCCATCATCCTGCAGTTGATGACCGTGGTCGTGCCCCACCTCGAGCGCCTCTCCAAGGAAGGCGAGGTCGGCCGGCGAAAGATCAGCCAGTACACCCGTTACGGGACGATCCTGCTTTCGCTCGTGCAGAGCCTCTTCATCAGCGTGGGGCTCGAGAACCTGGAGCTCGCGAGCGGGCAGTCCGTCGTATTCCATCCGGGCTGGGGATTCCGGCTCATGACGATGATCACGCTCACCACCGGGACGGCGTTCATCATGTGGTTGGGCGAGCAGGTCACGGAACGGGGGATCGGAAACGGCATCTCGCTCGTCATTTTCGCGGGCATCGTGGCCGCCCTGCCTTCGGCCGTCGTTTCCACCTTGGAGTTCATCCGGGAAGGGGAACTCGGGGTCCTCACCGTGCTGTTTCTCGTCCTCTTCATGATCGCGGTCGTCGGGGTGATCATTTTCATGGAGCGGGGGCAGCGCCGGATTCCCGTGCAGTACGCCAAGCGGGTCGTCGGGCGAAAAACCTACGGGGGGCAGAGTTCGCATTTGCCGCTCAAGATCAACACGGCGGGGGTCATCCCGCCGATTTTCGCGTCGTCGATCCTCATTTTCCCGGCCACGATCGCCAACTTCGTGGAGCATCCGTGGGCTCAGACAGCGGCACAGCTCCTCGTGCCGGGGACCCTGGTGCACGACGCCCTCTATGTCGCTTTGATCATCTTTTTCTGCTATTTTTACACGGCGGTTACCTTCAATACGGCCGACGTAGCCGAGAACATGAAGAAGTTCGGCGGCTACATCCCCGGCATTCGGCCCGGGCAGAGGACGGCCGAATACATCGACCGCGTGCTCGCTCGTATCACCTTGGGAGGCGCCATTTACGTATCCGTCATCTGCATCCTGCCGACGCTCCTCGTGCAGCAGTTCAACACCCCCTTCTACTTCGGGGGCACCGCCCTGCTCATCGTCGTGGGCGTCGCCCTGGATACGATGGCCCAGGTGGAGACCCACCTCCTGACGCGAAGTTACCAGGGGTTCCTGCGTCGCGGGCGCCTGAGGGGCCGGCGGGCGTGA
- the rplO gene encoding 50S ribosomal protein L15 produces the protein MKKIGLDSLEPAPGAVRNRKRVGRGPGSGHGKTAGRGHKGRLSRSGGSTRPGYEGGQMPLQLRLPKRGFRNPGGRDYAVVNLRDLERKYGAGETVDPDSLRDRGLVRKKLPVKILGEGTLSKPLTVRAHRFSARARERIEGAGGRVEEIAGA, from the coding sequence GTGAAAAAGATCGGACTCGATTCGCTCGAACCCGCTCCGGGCGCGGTACGCAACCGCAAACGGGTGGGGAGAGGACCGGGGTCGGGCCACGGGAAGACCGCGGGTCGTGGCCACAAGGGGAGGCTCTCCCGCAGCGGCGGCTCGACGAGGCCGGGGTACGAAGGCGGGCAAATGCCGCTCCAGCTGCGGCTTCCCAAGCGCGGCTTCCGCAATCCCGGAGGACGCGACTACGCCGTCGTGAACCTCCGGGACCTCGAGCGGAAGTACGGGGCCGGGGAAACGGTGGATCCCGACTCGCTTCGTGACCGGGGTCTCGTCCGGAAGAAGCTTCCCGTCAAGATCCTGGGCGAAGGAACCCTCTCGAAACCCCTGACGGTCCGTGCCCACCGGTTCAGTGCCCGAGCCCGCGAGCGCATCGAGGGAGCCGGCGGACGGGTCGAGGAGATCGCCGGTGCTTGA
- the adk gene encoding adenylate kinase, with translation MKVENVRMVLVGPPGAGKGTQAKMLRERTGLEHLSTGDLLREAVRRNTPLGAEAKAYMDRGRLVPDRLVARLVEERISSSPDGFVLDGYPRSVAQAAMLDEFLERAGRPLTHVVSVEVPAEDLVTRLGGRRTCRECGAVFHVRFAPPRTPGVCDRCGGALYQREDDREETVRARLEVFEKETSPVLEFYRRRGLLRSVDGRKAPDEVFRSILDILGVAVGTDA, from the coding sequence GTGAAGGTCGAAAACGTGCGTATGGTCCTGGTAGGCCCCCCTGGAGCTGGCAAGGGGACGCAGGCCAAGATGCTGAGGGAACGTACCGGGCTCGAACATCTCTCCACCGGAGATTTGTTGCGGGAGGCGGTGAGGCGGAATACGCCCCTCGGGGCGGAGGCCAAGGCGTACATGGACCGCGGCCGGCTCGTTCCCGACCGACTCGTGGCCCGGCTCGTCGAGGAACGGATCTCTTCGAGTCCCGACGGGTTCGTGCTGGACGGGTACCCGCGAAGCGTGGCGCAGGCCGCGATGCTCGACGAGTTTCTCGAGCGGGCCGGTAGGCCCCTGACGCACGTGGTGAGCGTGGAAGTCCCTGCCGAGGATCTGGTGACACGGCTCGGCGGTCGACGGACCTGCCGCGAGTGCGGAGCGGTGTTCCACGTCCGCTTCGCCCCTCCCCGCACTCCGGGCGTTTGCGACCGCTGCGGCGGGGCGCTCTACCAGAGGGAGGACGACCGGGAAGAAACCGTGAGGGCCCGCCTCGAGGTTTTCGAGAAAGAGACGAGCCCGGTCCTGGAGTTCTACCGGCGGCGGGGCCTTCTGAGGAGCGTGGACGGGCGAAAGGCGCCGGACGAGGTCTTCCGTTCGATCCTGGACATTCTCGGGGTGGCCGTGGGAACGGACGCCTGA
- the rpmD gene encoding 50S ribosomal protein L30, whose protein sequence is MTTGGKLRIRLVRSPIGEPERVRATLRGLGLTRVGKVVERRDDGPTRGMIRAVHHLVRVEGGA, encoded by the coding sequence GTGACGACGGGGGGAAAGCTCCGCATCCGGCTCGTTCGAAGCCCGATCGGCGAACCCGAGCGAGTCCGTGCCACGCTGAGGGGCCTCGGGCTCACCCGGGTCGGGAAGGTCGTCGAGCGGCGGGACGACGGGCCTACGAGGGGGATGATCCGGGCGGTTCACCACCTGGTTCGAGTGGAGGGAGGGGCGTGA
- the rpsE gene encoding 30S ribosomal protein S5 — protein MAYPNPRGERLDTSGVEFKEKVVHINRVAKVVKGGRRFSFSALVVVGDGNGHVGAALGKAREVPEAIRKGIERAKKSLVRVPIIDGTIPYEVVGEFGAGKVLLKPASPGTGVIAGGTVRAVVELAGVQNVLTKCIGTTNPHNVIHATFDALRQLRSPEEIAAARGKSLEEILG, from the coding sequence AATCCGAGGGGCGAGCGACTCGACACGTCGGGCGTGGAGTTCAAGGAAAAGGTCGTGCATATCAATCGCGTGGCCAAGGTCGTCAAGGGAGGGCGACGGTTCAGCTTCAGCGCGCTCGTGGTGGTCGGAGACGGGAACGGGCACGTCGGAGCCGCTCTCGGAAAAGCCCGCGAGGTACCCGAGGCGATTCGCAAGGGGATCGAGCGGGCGAAAAAGTCGCTCGTCCGGGTCCCGATTATCGACGGCACGATTCCCTACGAGGTCGTGGGCGAGTTCGGCGCCGGGAAGGTTCTGCTCAAGCCGGCCAGTCCCGGCACGGGCGTGATCGCGGGTGGCACGGTGCGGGCCGTGGTGGAGCTGGCGGGCGTGCAGAACGTGCTCACGAAGTGCATCGGAACGACCAATCCGCACAACGTGATCCACGCTACCTTCGACGCCCTGAGGCAGCTTCGCTCGCCCGAGGAAATCGCGGCTGCGCGCGGGAAGAGCCTCGAGGAGATTCTGGGGTGA
- the rpsK gene encoding 30S ribosomal protein S11: MAKNETKEPKEQGGEARASSAGRRKRGKRFVPEGIVHIHSTFNNTIVSVTDKAGNVIAWASAGSVGFKGSRKGTPFAAQLAAEEATKKAMDQGVRTVEVHVKGPGAGRESALRSLQVSGLTITLIKDVTPIPHNGCRPPKRRRV; this comes from the coding sequence ATGGCGAAGAACGAAACGAAAGAGCCGAAGGAACAGGGCGGGGAGGCCAGGGCCTCTTCGGCCGGTCGTCGAAAGCGAGGGAAGCGGTTCGTGCCCGAGGGCATCGTCCACATCCACTCGACCTTCAACAACACCATCGTGAGCGTGACCGACAAGGCCGGGAACGTGATCGCCTGGGCGAGTGCGGGTTCGGTAGGATTCAAGGGCTCGCGGAAGGGGACGCCGTTCGCGGCCCAGCTGGCGGCCGAGGAGGCGACGAAAAAAGCCATGGACCAGGGGGTTCGCACGGTGGAGGTGCACGTGAAGGGACCGGGAGCCGGTCGGGAGTCGGCCCTGCGCTCGCTGCAGGTGTCGGGCCTCACGATCACCTTGATCAAGGACGTCACTCCGATTCCGCACAACGGGTGTCGTCCACC